The Erythrobacter sp. genome segment GCTCCAGTTCTGCCGCCATCGGGCCGATATGCTGCAACAACGGCTCGGCATCCGGATCCTGGTTGACGAAGATGATCTTGCCGATGGTCTCGCAACGCACCTGCTTGAGCGAGTGGCAGGAAAAATCCAGCTCCGGAAAGTCGCGCCTGTCGCGCACGGCAACCAGCTTGCCGTCAAGCGTGTACGACCAGCCGTGATAACCGCAGACGAAGCCGCGGCCATTGCCCGAATTCTCGGTCACCAACGGCGCCCCGCGATGCTGGCAGGTGTTGTAGAAGGCGCGGAACTCCCCTGAAAGATCGCGCACGACAATGATCGGAGACCCGGTATTGCGGATCAGGATCCAGTCGCCGGGCTCTGGGATCTGGTCGGCGTGGCAGGCGTAGAGCCAGGCCCGATTCCACATCCGCTCGCGCTCCAGCGCAAGAAAGGCGGGGTCGACATATCGTCCGGCCGGGATTGGGGGCAGCGCGGGGAAACCTTCGGGCGGCGCCTTGCGCTCGGTCTCGCTTTCCATCCGCTGCTTGATCTGCGCAGTGATTGCAGCGTCCATTTCAGACTTCTCCAGTACTCGCAGGCACCATAGCGCGGGAAAAGCATAAAACAATCATGAATGTTTTTTTGTTTGCCGCGAACATTGGTGATATGGGGTCCCGAAAAGTGGTAGAGAAGTGCAGAACCCCTCCCCACCGGTAACGCGGATGACCCCTGTTGCCGGTCGAACCAAAGCAGGAAACCACAATGGAAGACATCTTCATCCTTTCGGGCGTGCGCACCGCCATCGGCACCTTTGGCGGCTCGCTGGCACAATTCCGCCCGGCGCAACTCGGCACCATCGTGATGAAGGAAGCGATCGCCCGGGCCGGGGTGGATGGCTCGGCGATCGAGCAGGTGGTGGTCGGTATCGTCATCCCCACACAGCCCTCGGATGCCTATGTCAGCCGGGTCGCTTCGGTGAACGCGGGGGTGCCGGTCTCGAGCGCGGCGATGAACGTCAATCGTCTGTGCGGGTCCGGCCTGCAGGCGATCGTCTCGGCAGCGCAGGCGATCCGCCTGGGCGAATGCGATCATGCCATCGCCGCAGGAACGGAATGCATGTCCAGTGCCCCTCACATGACCAATGGCGCGCGCTTCGGCACCAAGATGGGTGATCTGTCGTTGCAGGACGGAATGCTCGGCGCGCTGCACGATCCGTTTCACAACTTCCACATGGGCATCACTGCCGAAAACGTGGCCGAGCGATGCGGCATCAGTCGCGAGGAACAGGATGCCGCGGCGGTCGAAAGCCATCGCCGGGCCGCCCGCGCCATAGCCGAAGGGCGTTTCCGCGAGCAGATCGTGCCGGTCGAAATTGTCGGTCGCAAGGGAACGGTGGTGTTCGACACCGACGAACACGTGCGGACCGATGCTTCGGCAGCAGGCATGGCGAGCCTGCGCCCGGTGTTCCGCAAGGACGGGACGGTAACGGCGGGCAACGCCAGCGGTATCAACGACGGCGCGGCCGCCCTGGTGCTGGCAAGCGGGGCAGCAGTTGCGCGCGAAAGACGCACCCCGATGGCGCGCATCCTCGGCTGGGGCCATGCCGGGGTGGAGCCGGAAGTCATGGGCCTTGGGCCGGTGGGCGCGGTGCCGGTGGCATTGAAGCGGGCCGGCCTCGCGCTCGACCAGATCGACGTGATCGAAAGTAACGAGGCCTTTGCCGCGCAGGCTTGCGGCGTGGCGAAGGAGCTTGGCTTCGACCCTGATCGGACCAATCCCAACGGTTCGGGTATTTCGCTCGGCCATCCGGTTGGTGCGACCGGCGCAATCCTGACGGTAAAGTGCATGTACGAACTGAAACGCACCGGTGGGCGCTATGGCCTGGTCACCATGTGCATCGGTGGCGGTCAGGGCATCGCCTTGGTGGTGGAGAACATGGATGGCTGACCCCTTGGTGCGGTCCGAACGGATCGGCGATGTCGTGGTGCTCACGCTTGACGATCCGCCAACGCGCAATGCCTTGTCTTGGGCAATGGCCGACGTGCTCCATGCGGCGCTGGAGGAAACAAGAGATGCTCGGGCGCTGGTGCTGGCGGGTGCTGGCAAGGGCTTTTGTTCGGGCGGCGACCTGAGGATGGACGGCGCGGGTGAAGAGGGCTTTGGCGAGGTGCTACGGCAGGGAATAGCGCGGTCGATCAATCCGCTGATGCTCGCGCTTGCCGATCTGGAAATCCCGGTTATCGCCCTGGTCCATGGGGCCGCCGCAGGGGCTGGAGCCTCGCTCGCCATTTCTGCGGACTTCACGATCATGGCGGAAGACGGCTTTCTGCTGCTCGCTTTCCCCAGGGTCGGCCTCGCGCTCGACGCGGGCGCGAGCTGGATGCTGCCCCGGCTGATCGGCCCGGCACGGGCAACGCGGGCACTCATGCTGGCTGAACCGATCCATGCGCGGCAGGCCTGCGAGTGGGGCATCGCGCACGAGGTTGTGCCGGCGGCAGATTTGCGAGAGCACGGGCTCGCGCTGGCGCAGCGGCTCGCAGAAGGTCCAACCACCGCCTACGGTGAAATCCGCCGTGCGGTGCGGCTGGCGCAATCGAGCAGCTATGCCGAAGCGCTGCAACGCGAATGCGAGGCGCAGCAGCGCACCGGCGATACGGCGGATTGCCGCGAAGCCATTGCCGCTTTCGGCGAAAAGCGCACCCCGGCCTTTATCGGGCGCTGAGTCATAGAAATCTTGCCCGGGCCGCGAAAGGTTCGGGCCAGTCCGACTTATTGAATAACCACCGGCCCTTGATGACCGGACAAGAATGGAGAGTTTGCATGCGCCAGATCGATCATTTCATCGCCGGTGGGGCAGGTTCAGGCGGAACGGGCCGGACGCACAAGGTGTGGAACCCCTCGACGGGTGAAGTGCAGGCGGAGGTGGTGCTGGGCGATGCGGCGCTGCTCGATCTGGCGGTGGCGAAGGCGAAGGAAGTGCAGCCCGCCTGGGCGGCGACCAATCCGCAGCGCCGGGCGCGGGTGATGTTCAATTTCAAGCGCCTGCTCGAGGAGAACATGCAGGATCTCGCCGAACTGCTCGCCAGCGAACACGGCAAGGTGGTCGACGATGCCAAGGGCGACATCCAGCGCGGACTGGAAGTGATCGAGTTCGCCTGCGGCATCCCACAGGCCTTGAAGGGCGAGTATTCCAACGGCGCCGGGCCGGGGATCGATGTCTATTCGATGCGCCAGCCGCTGGGGATCGGCGCGGGGATTACTCCGTTCAACTTCCCGGCGATGATCCCGATGTGGATGTTCGGCATGGCGATTGCGGCGGGCAATGCCTTCATATTGAAGCCGAGCGAACGCGATCCGAGCGTGCCGGTGCGATTGGCGCAGCTGTTCCTCGAAGCCGGAGCGCCCGAAGGCCTGTTGCAGGTTGTGCACGGCGACAAGGAAATGGTCGATGCGATCCTCGACCACCGCGATATCGCTGCGGTCAGCTTCGTCGGCTCGTCCGACATCGCCCAGTACGTTTACAGTCGCGGCGTGGCGGCGGGCAAGCGGGTGCAGGCGATGGGCGGGGCGAAGAACCACGGCGTCATCATGCCCGATGCCGATCTCGATCAGGCAGTGAACGACCTGATGGGCGCGGCTTTCGGAAGTGCTGGCGAGCGCTGCATGGCGCTGCCGGTGGTGGTGCCGGTGGGCGAGGAGACGGCGGAGCGGCTGCGCGCCAAGCTGGTCCCGGCGATCCACGCGCTGCGGGTGGGCGTGTCGAGCGATCCGCAGGCGCATTACGGCCCGGTCGTCACCCCCGAACACAAGGCGCGGGTGGAGAAGTGGATCGACACTGCCGAGGCCGAAGGCGGCGAGATCGTCGTCGACGGGCGCGGGTTCAGCCTGCAGGGCTTCGAGAAGGGCTTCTTCGTCGGGCCGACGCTGATCGATCACGTCACCACCGACATGGAAAGCTACAGGGAAGAGATCTTCGGCCCCGTCCTCCAGATCGTGCGCGCCACCGACTTCGAGCACGCGCTGCGGCTCCCCAGCGAGCACCAGTACGGCAACGGCGTCGCGATCTTCACCCGCAACGGCCACGCCGCGCGCGAGTTCGCGCACCGGGTGAATGTCGGCATGGTCGGCATCAACGTGCCGATCCCGGTGCCGGTGAGCTACCACAGCTTCGGCGGCTGGAAGCGCTCGGGCTTCGGCGATGCCGACCAGTACGGCATGGAAGGCCTGCGGTTCTGGACCAAGGCAAAGAAGGTCACCCAGCGCTGGCCCGATGGCGGCGGCGATGGATCGAACGCGTTCTTGATCCCGACGATGGGGTAGGCGCTACTTCCGCGGTGCCGCAGTGGTAGTTATGGCGCAAGTCGTCGTGGATGAGGGCCTATGACCTGTTCATCGTCGGCATACAGACGCCATCGAGCGCGAGGACGTGGGTAAAGCGGCCCAGTGCCATCCATGAGCCGATCGAGAACGTCAGGTCGACGATTTCCCGATCCGTGTAATGAGCGTGCATACGCTCCCAGAAGTGCTCGTCCTCATCCATCGACTTCGGGGCCTCGCCCAGCCGCTCGGCATATTCGATGGCGAGGCGCTCGCGGTCGGAAAACAGCGCGGACTGGCGCCAATCGGCTACGGCTGCGTAGAATTCCTCCGGCGGCGGCGTGTTGTCACGAACACTTGCGGCGCGGGCCACGTCGCCGCCGCTGCGCTCTATGTGCCCGGCAAGATCGCGGTCCGCCCGCATCTCGCGGCACAGGTGGCAACCGTTGATCAGCGCAGTCCGCATCCTGGCCGCTTCCATTTCACGCATCGAGAGCTGCGAATGCTCGTAGACCGCGAGCGAGTAAGCCGCTGCCGCGGCACCGATTTCGGGGGTAAACTGGCCCCAGGCATAGGACAGCGGATCGTGGGCATGTTCGGACGGGATGTGGATACGGGGCATGGCTCTACTCTCCTGGCTTCACTCTTCAGACAGTCTCCATCGCGCCCAGCACCAGCGTGGCCTGGCTGGAGAGCGTTCCGCCGTTGGTATGCGCAAGGCACAGCCTGGCATCGGCTTGCTGGTTGGCGGCATCGCCACGGATCTGGCGCGCGGCTTCGATGATGGCGAACAGCCCGTACATGCCCGGATGGCAGCAACTGAGGCCGCCACCGTTGGTGTTGACCGGCAGGCTGCCCCCGGGCGCGATCGCCCCGCTTGCAGCAAAGGGTCCGCCCTCGCCTTTGGCGCAAAAGCCGAGATCTTCGAGGAACAGGATCGTGTTGATGGTAAAGGCATCGTAGAGCTGCACCGTGTCGAAATCGCCCGGCACCACGCCCGCCGCCGCCATGGCCCGCGCGCCGGATTCGATTGCAGCAGTGCGGGTGAGATCTTCCGCCCGGCTGATTGCATTGTGCCAGGTTGCCGCCGCCGCACCGAGCACCGGCACGGCCGGCTTCCGGCCATCCTTTGCGCGCTCGGTGGAGGTCAGGACAATGGCCGCTGCGCCGTCGGTTACAAGGCAGCAATCGGCCTTGCTGATCGGGCTGCTGATCATGCGGCTGGCAAGGCAGTCGGCAATGGTCAATTCGCCTTTCGCGAAAGCCTCCGGATTGGTGTTCGCCCATTGCCGGGCCGCCACGGCCACCGCCGCCATCTGTTCGCGCGTGGTGCCGAATTCATGGGCATGGCGCGCAGCGGCAAGGGCATAGCTGCTGAGCGGATAGAGCGGGCGGTACGGGGCTTCCCAGCGGGAACTTCTGGCAGGCGTCGTCAGCTTGCCGCCGCTGCTGCGCTGGTTGGAGCCATAGGCGACGATCGCGCAGTCGATATAGCCCGCGTGGATCATCACCGCAGCGGTGATCACATGGCTGGCGAAGGACGATCCGCCCGTGCGGTTGTTGTCCGTAAAGCGCGGATGGATGCCGTAGGTCTCGGCCAGCGAGAGCCCGGCGAACAGATCGTCGGGCAGGCAGCAGAACAGCGCATCGACATCGGCGATGGACATGCCCGCATCATCAAGCGCCAGCAGGCCCGCCTGTGCTGCGAGTTCGAGAGAAGTGAAGCCGGGCGTCTCCCCGATCCCGAAGGTAGCCAGCCCGGCGATAGCTGCACTTGCGCGAGGGAAGGGATCGCTCATCGCGCGCCACCGCGCTTGCGGTTCGCCGCGCGATTGACCTTTTCCGCTGCGCGCCATAGCCAAGCGCCATGGACTCCCAACCAACGCTCGGCCCCGAAGCCCATTGGCGCCAGGCGCTGGAACAGGGGCGCATCCTGCTGCAACGCGATCCCGTTGACGGCAAATGCTACTTTCCGCCACGCCTGACCGGACCGCAAGGACAGCCGCTCGAATGGGTCGAGACGAGCGGGCGGGGAACGGTGTATTCGCTTACCGTGGTCAGCCAGCGCCCGCCGCAGCAGCCCTACCACGTCGCGCTGGTCGATCTGGAAGAGGGCGTGCGGATGATGAGCCGCGTGGACACTGTTGCGCCGGACGGTGCGGCCATTGGCGCAGCGGTGATCGCGGCAATCGCGCATGAACCGGATGGGCCGCTGGTGGTGTTTCATCCCGCCTGATCCGCCGGAAAGCCCGGTGTCAGTTCGGCGATCTCGGCCGGGGTAAAACCGGCCTCGGCAAGCACTTCGGCGCTGTCTTCCCCCAGCCGTGGGCCGGGACGCCCCGCCTGACCGGGCGTTTCCGAAAAGTGGACCGGCATTCCCGGCATCCGCACCATGCCATCCGGGGTCTCGCAGCGATGCCAGAAGCCCACTGCTTCCAGATGCGGATCGTCGAGCAGGTCGTCGATCGAACGGACCGGCATGGCAGGGCACTGCGCTTCCTCAAAAACAGCCATCCACTCCTGCGTGCTGCGTTGCTGCATGACGCTGGCAAGCTGGCTGAGAACTGCGGAGATGTTCTGGGTTCGCGTGCGCAGCGACCGGAACATCGGATCGCGCGACCATTCCGGATTGCCGATGACAGCAAAGAAATTGCGCCATTGGCGATCATTGTAGATCATTACCGCGATATAGCCGTCCGCCGTGCGATAGGGGCGTCGCTCGGGCGAGAGCGCGCGGACATAGCCGGGGGGACCGATCGGGGGATCGAACACCGCGCCGCACAGATGTTCGAGCATGGCAAAGGATGCCAGCGTCTCGAACATCGGCACTTCGATTTCCTGCCCCATGCCCAGCCGCTCCCGCGCAAACAGGGCAGCGATGACTGCGTAGGCAGCCGTAAGGCCGGCCACCTTGTCGGCCACGACGGTCGCCAGATAGGTCGGCTCCCCGCCGGACAGGGAGGCCTGCAGGTCGACAATGCCCGACGCTGCCTGCACGATGTCGTCATAGGCAGGATAGTCGGCATAGGGGCCATTGCGCCCGTATCCGTACAGGTTGGCGTAGATGATCGAGGAGTTGCGCTTTTTCAGATCGGCATAGGAAAGCCCCAATCGCTCGATGGCCTTCAACCGCATCGAGTGGATGAAAATATCTGCGCCCTCGACCAGCCGCAGCAAGGCATCCCGGCCCTTTTCGTCCTTCAGGTCGAGGACGAGACTGCGTTTGCCGCGATTGACATTCATGAACATCGCGCCGCAATCTTCGGTCGGACCTGGCGGCAAGGCACGGGTGGTATCGCCCGCAGGAGACTCCACCTTGATCACGTCTGCGCCAAGGTCGGCAAAGATCTGGGTGGTATAGGGGCCCATCAGCACGCTGGTGCAATCGATCACCCGCACGCCCGCCAGCGGACCTTTTCCGGCGCCTGCCCCGGCCATCAGCAATCCTTCAAAAAAAACAATCATGCTTGTTTTTGCGCCGGGAATGGCCGAAGTGCAAGGGGCAGCAGGCCGGTGGCCGCTGGTGCCGGGAGAAAGACCATGCGCGTTCACCTGATCGCGGCCGGAAAATACCATGATATCGATTTTGCCCGGCTGGAACTGCTCAAATTGCTGGCAGAACGGCCGGAACTGCGCACCAGCGTTGCGTCGAGCTATGACGACGTCGGGCTCCTTGCGGCAGCAGACCTGCTGATTACCTATACCTGCGACCTCGTTCCCGACGATGATCAGGTCGAAGCAATGCGCCGCTGGCTGGATCAGGGTGGGCGCTGGCTGGCCCTGCACGGGACCAATTCGATCTTGCGCCTGAGCGATGGCGGTCGGGTGGAAACGCCCGACGAGGCACCGCAGTTCATGGAACTGCTCGGGACCCAGTTCGTCGGTCACCCGCCGATCGTGCCCTTCAAGGTGCATGTCACCCGCAGCGATCACCCGATGACAGCAGGCCTGCGCGATTTTTCGGTGGTAGACGAGCTCTACCTGACCCGGCAGACGGGAGACATCGAGACGCTGCTACACACCTCTTTCAGGGGTGACTGCGCCGAATTTGGCCTGCAAGGCCTGGACGAGGCGCAAGTGCCGGTGCTCTATGAACGCAGGATCGGAAACGGCGCAATCATGTACCTGACGCTCGGCCATTGCCGGGGGCATTATGACCTCCAGCCGATCGCCGCCTATTACCCGCATGTCGAGCGATGTGCCTGGAATTACCCGGTATTCTATGAACTTTTGCGGCGCGCGATCCGCTGGGGAAGCGGGCGCTAGCGACGATTAAGCCGGGCGGAGGTCAAGGATGACCTTTTCGAGATGATCGAGCACCAGTTCGATCTCTTCCTCGTCGATACCGAAAGTCAGCCGGTTGAGCGCCATGCCTTCCAGCGTGTTGTGGGTCAGCGCCAGCGCGACCCTGAAGGCTTTCGGGTCTCTCCCCCACTGCGGGAACAGTTCGATGGCCAGATCGTGCCAGCGCTCGTTGAATTCCTTGCGCACCGGCTCCAGCGTGGCGGCCAGCTCCTTGTCGGTGCGGGCCGCGCTGGCCAATTCCTGGAAAGCCACGAACTTGGGGCTGAGGAGCTGTTCCCAATAGGATCGCAACAGCGTGCGTGCATCATCGTTCAGCGTGCCCACGGCTCGGCGAAAGGCACGCAGCCGCTTGTGATGCAATTCGATCAGCGTGGCCTGCATGAGCTGTCGGCCATTCTCGAAGTGATGCAGCATCGCCCCGCGCGACAGGCCTGCTTCTTCCGCCACCTTGGGCGTGGTGGTATTGGCATAACTATATTTCACCAGGCAGCGGATCGTCGCCTCGATCAGCCGGGAACGCGTCTTGGCACTTTTCAGCGCCTGCGCGGTCGGCTCGATCAGCGGCCGCGCAGTATCGCGCAGAGTATCGGTCAGGAGGGGGCTTTGCTTGCGCGCTGACATGAATGGCCTAGGGTCTGGAAATAAACAGGCATGACTGCTTTACACGCGACCATACTAAAGGGTTAAGCGGGCAGTCAAACGAATCATCCGGGAGAAGTTTCATGGGAAAGCTGGAAGGCAGGATCGCATTGGTCACCGGCGGCGGATCGGGCTTGGGAAAGGCCGATTGCCTGCGCCTCGCCGAAGCGGGAGCGCTGGTCTATGTTACCGATGTCAACGAAAGCGCGGCGCAGGCCGTCGCCGACGAGATCGGGGGCAGCGCCATAGCCATGCGGCACGATGTGGCATCGGAAGCAGACTGGCGGGCCGTCTATGACCGCATTGCCGCCGATCACGGGCGGCTGGACATTCTGGTCAACAATGCCGGAATCGTGATTGTCGCCGATCCCGAACAGACCACTGTTGAGCAGTTCGATCGCACGATGGACATCATGTGCAAGGGCGTGTTTCTCGGCTGCAAGTTGGGGCTTCCCTTGCTGGCGAAGTCCGAAAACGGCTCGATCATCAACATGTGCTCCAACGCCTCGCATTTTGGTTTCCCGCCCTTCTTCGCCTATTCCGCTGCCAAGGGTGCGGTCCGTTCGATGAGCAAGTCGATTGCCATCCATTGCCAGGATCAGGGATACAAGGTGCGCTGCAATACGCTCCATCCCTCGGCTATCGAGACTCCCATGGTGCAGGGCGCGATGGGGCGTCCGGGGGAACAGCAGGAAATCCCCGAAGGGGTTCTTCCCGCCGGGTCCATCGGTGCGCCGGACGATGTTGCCAACCTGATCGTGTTCCTTTGCAGCGACGATGCGCGCTTCCTGACAGGCGGCGAATATCTCATCGACAACGGCGGCAGCATCCGGCCTTAAAAACAATCATGCCTGACTTTTTTCTTGCAGTGGCGGCGGCATGTCCTAGGATTGGTGCATGAAACGAACCGGCAGGAAGGCACTGGTCATCGGCGCGTCGAGCCGGGGTGGTCTCGGAGAGGCTGTTGCGCAGCGTCTAGCCGCCGATGGCTGCCAGGTGACTGTCGCGGCACGGCGCGCGGACGCGGTGGCCGCGCTGGCGCAGGAACTGGGCGGCGACCATGTGGTCTGCGACATCCGTAACGAGGATTCGATTGCGGCAATGTTCGCACAGACCGGTGCGATCGACGTGCTGGTCAACGCTGCGGGAACCACCTGCGCCGGGGGAATCGCACGGATC includes the following:
- a CDS encoding acetyl-CoA C-acyltransferase family protein, yielding MEDIFILSGVRTAIGTFGGSLAQFRPAQLGTIVMKEAIARAGVDGSAIEQVVVGIVIPTQPSDAYVSRVASVNAGVPVSSAAMNVNRLCGSGLQAIVSAAQAIRLGECDHAIAAGTECMSSAPHMTNGARFGTKMGDLSLQDGMLGALHDPFHNFHMGITAENVAERCGISREEQDAAAVESHRRAARAIAEGRFREQIVPVEIVGRKGTVVFDTDEHVRTDASAAGMASLRPVFRKDGTVTAGNASGINDGAAALVLASGAAVARERRTPMARILGWGHAGVEPEVMGLGPVGAVPVALKRAGLALDQIDVIESNEAFAAQACGVAKELGFDPDRTNPNGSGISLGHPVGATGAILTVKCMYELKRTGGRYGLVTMCIGGGQGIALVVENMDG
- a CDS encoding enoyl-CoA hydratase/isomerase family protein, whose protein sequence is MADPLVRSERIGDVVVLTLDDPPTRNALSWAMADVLHAALEETRDARALVLAGAGKGFCSGGDLRMDGAGEEGFGEVLRQGIARSINPLMLALADLEIPVIALVHGAAAGAGASLAISADFTIMAEDGFLLLAFPRVGLALDAGASWMLPRLIGPARATRALMLAEPIHARQACEWGIAHEVVPAADLREHGLALAQRLAEGPTTAYGEIRRAVRLAQSSSYAEALQRECEAQQRTGDTADCREAIAAFGEKRTPAFIGR
- a CDS encoding CoA-acylating methylmalonate-semialdehyde dehydrogenase; protein product: MRQIDHFIAGGAGSGGTGRTHKVWNPSTGEVQAEVVLGDAALLDLAVAKAKEVQPAWAATNPQRRARVMFNFKRLLEENMQDLAELLASEHGKVVDDAKGDIQRGLEVIEFACGIPQALKGEYSNGAGPGIDVYSMRQPLGIGAGITPFNFPAMIPMWMFGMAIAAGNAFILKPSERDPSVPVRLAQLFLEAGAPEGLLQVVHGDKEMVDAILDHRDIAAVSFVGSSDIAQYVYSRGVAAGKRVQAMGGAKNHGVIMPDADLDQAVNDLMGAAFGSAGERCMALPVVVPVGEETAERLRAKLVPAIHALRVGVSSDPQAHYGPVVTPEHKARVEKWIDTAEAEGGEIVVDGRGFSLQGFEKGFFVGPTLIDHVTTDMESYREEIFGPVLQIVRATDFEHALRLPSEHQYGNGVAIFTRNGHAAREFAHRVNVGMVGINVPIPVPVSYHSFGGWKRSGFGDADQYGMEGLRFWTKAKKVTQRWPDGGGDGSNAFLIPTMG
- a CDS encoding carboxymuconolactone decarboxylase family protein, with the translated sequence MPRIHIPSEHAHDPLSYAWGQFTPEIGAAAAAYSLAVYEHSQLSMREMEAARMRTALINGCHLCREMRADRDLAGHIERSGGDVARAASVRDNTPPPEEFYAAVADWRQSALFSDRERLAIEYAERLGEAPKSMDEDEHFWERMHAHYTDREIVDLTFSIGSWMALGRFTHVLALDGVCMPTMNRS
- a CDS encoding thiolase, translating into MSDPFPRASAAIAGLATFGIGETPGFTSLELAAQAGLLALDDAGMSIADVDALFCCLPDDLFAGLSLAETYGIHPRFTDNNRTGGSSFASHVITAAVMIHAGYIDCAIVAYGSNQRSSGGKLTTPARSSRWEAPYRPLYPLSSYALAAARHAHEFGTTREQMAAVAVAARQWANTNPEAFAKGELTIADCLASRMISSPISKADCCLVTDGAAAIVLTSTERAKDGRKPAVPVLGAAAATWHNAISRAEDLTRTAAIESGARAMAAAGVVPGDFDTVQLYDAFTINTILFLEDLGFCAKGEGGPFAASGAIAPGGSLPVNTNGGGLSCCHPGMYGLFAIIEAARQIRGDAANQQADARLCLAHTNGGTLSSQATLVLGAMETV
- a CDS encoding OB-fold domain-containing protein, with amino-acid sequence MDSQPTLGPEAHWRQALEQGRILLQRDPVDGKCYFPPRLTGPQGQPLEWVETSGRGTVYSLTVVSQRPPQQPYHVALVDLEEGVRMMSRVDTVAPDGAAIGAAVIAAIAHEPDGPLVVFHPA
- a CDS encoding CoA transferase — translated: MAGAGAGKGPLAGVRVIDCTSVLMGPYTTQIFADLGADVIKVESPAGDTTRALPPGPTEDCGAMFMNVNRGKRSLVLDLKDEKGRDALLRLVEGADIFIHSMRLKAIERLGLSYADLKKRNSSIIYANLYGYGRNGPYADYPAYDDIVQAASGIVDLQASLSGGEPTYLATVVADKVAGLTAAYAVIAALFARERLGMGQEIEVPMFETLASFAMLEHLCGAVFDPPIGPPGYVRALSPERRPYRTADGYIAVMIYNDRQWRNFFAVIGNPEWSRDPMFRSLRTRTQNISAVLSQLASVMQQRSTQEWMAVFEEAQCPAMPVRSIDDLLDDPHLEAVGFWHRCETPDGMVRMPGMPVHFSETPGQAGRPGPRLGEDSAEVLAEAGFTPAEIAELTPGFPADQAG
- a CDS encoding ThuA domain-containing protein codes for the protein MRVHLIAAGKYHDIDFARLELLKLLAERPELRTSVASSYDDVGLLAAADLLITYTCDLVPDDDQVEAMRRWLDQGGRWLALHGTNSILRLSDGGRVETPDEAPQFMELLGTQFVGHPPIVPFKVHVTRSDHPMTAGLRDFSVVDELYLTRQTGDIETLLHTSFRGDCAEFGLQGLDEAQVPVLYERRIGNGAIMYLTLGHCRGHYDLQPIAAYYPHVERCAWNYPVFYELLRRAIRWGSGR
- a CDS encoding TetR/AcrR family transcriptional regulator; protein product: MSARKQSPLLTDTLRDTARPLIEPTAQALKSAKTRSRLIEATIRCLVKYSYANTTTPKVAEEAGLSRGAMLHHFENGRQLMQATLIELHHKRLRAFRRAVGTLNDDARTLLRSYWEQLLSPKFVAFQELASAARTDKELAATLEPVRKEFNERWHDLAIELFPQWGRDPKAFRVALALTHNTLEGMALNRLTFGIDEEEIELVLDHLEKVILDLRPA
- a CDS encoding SDR family oxidoreductase, translating into MGKLEGRIALVTGGGSGLGKADCLRLAEAGALVYVTDVNESAAQAVADEIGGSAIAMRHDVASEADWRAVYDRIAADHGRLDILVNNAGIVIVADPEQTTVEQFDRTMDIMCKGVFLGCKLGLPLLAKSENGSIINMCSNASHFGFPPFFAYSAAKGAVRSMSKSIAIHCQDQGYKVRCNTLHPSAIETPMVQGAMGRPGEQQEIPEGVLPAGSIGAPDDVANLIVFLCSDDARFLTGGEYLIDNGGSIRP